The genomic region TTAAGACAGATATACTGTATGCTTTTAattcttttgcttttaacttgtttttattttattgtgtgttttgatATTGTTGTAAACCGCTGTGATATATTtctatgatacagtggtatatgaaaatgtttagaaataaataaaataactgctACTGAAAAACTTTCAACCTATAGTAAtacaaagtccccccccccccccgcgcgcacacacacactttctttatGGCACACATTTCTGCCTTCTATTGAAAAACAGGTGTATTTCACAACTTCAGTTTActgtgttcatttatttcaaatcTGGTTATTTTAGATTTCAATTGTACTTCACCTGGAGGTAACGGAGTTTTCTTCTGAATCAAAACCACAGCAACTTTTGTGTTTCTTCCCTGCAAACTCTGCCTGTAAGAACAATGAATAACATCAAACTGAGGATGGTAAGCATGCAAGCCTTTAGACCATACTGCAAAATACGTTTAGTAATAAATGttgcctgtctcaagagacaatgaagtgtgcctctgggggtaaagtcaaaccaaaCGTTTAGTACAATCTTAACTAAAAGGAggctttctgtttttgttttaaagaaagcaaTAGAGCTCAGCAGCAGGGTTTCTCTCTTTCCACTTACATTAGATTTCCCAAAGGTGTAAACTAAGTAAACTAAGATGgtatgtgtgctttttaaaaaagtagcatTTCAAACATGGGGATGAATTCAACATAGTACAACAGCAAtcattctgtcagcacaagcatttcagtttgccagTCAGAATGATGACCCCTTTCATCTCACCAactgggtggggggaggcagggggaagagaaagagaaaaccctGTTGTCCTTCCAGAGgtccttgcactggcttccactagttcccaaactttttcagtTGCAGAGCACTTTTCAGGAGAGAAAATCGTCATAGAGTACTACTGTTGCCTTTATGCCAAAGgcgtgcatttatttatttgctaagcACTTGGAGATGTTTCAGGGAGACCAAGTGCTCCACGGAgcacagtttgggaaccactgcactAGTGGAACTCATTAAGTTAAATCCAGCCTATGGTTAGACTTCTGCTGTAAAAGCACCCTTACATATGTAagttacagtgcaattctacactcagaagtaagccccaatgaCTTCAGAATTGCACCCTGCTTATCTGtcttgaaagaggaagaaaggagcTTGTGAATGATGACTTTTCCCCAAATATGTTTGCATTAAGCCATTACTAAGCTAATACCTAAGAAATCTTTTGAAGTTATACCTGACAATTTCAACTCTAGTAGCACACTCTGACTGTTTTTCTTTCCACTGTGGCTCATCCCAGTCCAGTTCATAAAACACCACAACAAGTGCAGGCACCAAGTTCAGATGTTTGTTCATCCAGCCAGTCTTCAAGATTCCTTTTGGAATGTACCATTCATACGTTGTTCTCTGCAAGCATTGACAAACAAGGTGAGCTGTTCTCTCTGTTCTTACACAAGTTTGGGTGACTGATATATTTATGCCAGGACTTAAAACATTCTGCTTTATTCCATGTCCTTCTCTATCATGGCTACCAGAAGTACAATAAAGGATCAAACCTTTCTCTTCTCTACGCTAATCACCAATCTTACTGCCTAGAGCAGAATACACGTGGGGGAAAGTTTCATTATACTTAGGAGGACTTTTTACGTAAACATGCTTCATTGTAAGAAAGCAAGAATCACAATCTactctagcatcttgttctcacaatggccaaccagatgcctttggaagcCTTGCAAACAGGACATGAACACAACTGTGTTCTACCCACTTACACCTCCCAGCACCTGATATTAAAAGATTCCGACtttggaggcagagaatagccattaTGGCCAGAAGCTGATAatcctatcctccatgaatttgcctaatctctCTTTAAAGTAGGTGCCCATCACATCTTGGGGAGCATATTCCTATGCATTTGAGCAAAGCACTTTCTTTTGCCCATTCTGAAACTTCCAAGGTCCTGGATTCTAGTACCATAAAGGAGGGAGATTCTCCCAATCCACGTTCTCTGAACCATGCATAatcttatacacctctatcattcccatttcccccctaaattagAAAGGCACAAATGTTGTAACTTTTCCTCACAGGGGAATTGCTCaaaccccttgatcattttggtagcACTTTTCCAAATTgttttgcaactctacaatttccTTCTTGAGGTGAGGGGACCAGAACTGTGGATAGCGTTCCAAGTGTGGCCTCAACAAAGATTTGTACAATGGTATTATAATACTGGTTTTTTAATTTCCAATCTGTTTCCTAATGATTCCTAATGTGATATTCCCGTTTTAACAGCTACTGCACAATGAAACAACATCTTCATAGAACTATCCGCTAAAACCCCAAGACTTTGTTCCAGGTCAGTCAGGTCAGACTCAACTAGCATATATAAGAAATCAGGACTTCCTGTCCCTCAGTGTATATCACTTTATACTCACTTACAGTGAATTGCTTTCGCCATTTTATTGCCCATTCACCCAGTCTGGAAAGAATGTTTTGGAGCGCCTcacaatttttttgtttgtttcactgTTCACCCCTAACTCAAACGGACAAGTTAAAAACAGAAGTCTCAATATGGATTCTTGGGTGACTCCACTTTCTAAATCCCTCCATTGTGAGAACTGTCAATTTATTCCTAAAATAGTCTCAAGTAGAGTTGCAAAGCATGCTTTGGTTTGTGTCAGATACAGAATAAGGCTTCTAGCCTATATAGTAACTCAGTTTTTAGATTTAAGCTACAATTATATGCTTCCTTTTGAAAGTATCCCTTTAGCTGATTCCAGCATTCAATTAACCTTCAAGTGGAAAACTGATTATACAAAAAATTACAAGAATCACTGCAAATAGCAAGTAAttcatattaaatatattttacaaTCAAGACATAATCCTTTACTtccaaacataaaacaaaaaacaataccttTGTCCTACATTTAGGATATTCATGATCCCCAGGGAGTACTTTGAAAGAAATTGGTACTCTGTCCGCTCTCCTGTTTGCACAAAAGGCGTCCCAAACTGCCCGATGAACAGCATTATACACTACATCCAAACCCGTGAGTGTAACGAAGGCCATAGGACGGCAGCATAGTTCCACAGGAAAATCCCATTGTGAAGGGCTCATCGTTAAGGTTGGTTTGCAGGGAAATCTGAAACATGTAAGTATACATTTTCAATGAACTGGTCTGTTACTCAGATAAATTTATCGTTATGCTGGGACACCAATagtcaaagagaaagaaaaacctctgctaaaaaaaataaaaatacttctgACTAAATTCTTCCCAAATGCAAGCTGATACGACATGCAATAGTAAATGAAATCTTAGGATTGAAAGAGGCGTAGCTTCCCCCACCTTAATAGCAGTATatggaatcaaagaattgtagagctggaaaaaactccaagggtcatccagtccaacccaggaatctcaacacgcggTTCCCAACCAAtctgaaaccataccggacccggCTTAGCTTTGCAAACTCCGCAGCCTGAAATAAATTTGTGGCTTAGCCATGAATGACCAAGCGGCTTCCTAGAAGGTTTCGCCCAACTTTCCCCGAGCTTCTCGGCGGTGTCCCTGCTCGCCCGAGGCCGCTGGCCGGCGCTTTTCCTCCGCAGCCCCTCCCGGAGCCAGTCATGGCGCTCCCGACAGCTGACAGCGCCTGACCCTCCCGCGTCCCCTTCCCCTCGCAGCCCACCACGCCCTGCGCGGCCCCGCTCCACCCGCACCTGCGCCGCTGCAAGGTGAGGAAGAAGCGGCTCCCCTCAGCGCCACAGGCGGCCGGCGCAGTCCATGGGAAAGGCCCTACCGAACCacggaggaaagaagggaaaagggtccagcagcagcagcccaaggcCTGACTGAAGAGCCCAGCAAACAAGCCGGGGGTTGGGAGTGGGGGTGCGAAACCAGCTGAGAGCGACGTCTCCAGCTGACCAATGAGCGCCAAGACTCATCAAGGGACGAAACCATTGGAGCGCGGGCGGTGTTAGAGTTCGACGAAGAGCCAATGAGGACCAGGAAAGAGGCCGGACTGGCATAAGGGACCGAAGCGAGCCAGAGGGCGTGTCTGAAAGAGCCTGTGGCCAATAGACAGCCGGGAACAAGACGCGGAAGGGTGGACCCCCGCGTCCAATAGGAAGGGCGGTGAAGACGCGGGTGCCGTGACCCCGCCTCCCCTTGTCATTTTCGGCGCACGCGCACGGGTAGGCGGCTGTCGGGATCAGTCGGGGCTGCGTGGATCTCGCCCTGGCGGAGAGGAGGGCGTCGCGATCACCTGGGAGGAGGGACGGTGGGCAGTGAaaggggttggggggggcgctCCTGTTTCCTCCGGTGTCGCGCCATGACGGCGAACGAAGACCAGGAGGTGAGTGAGGATTGAAAGGTTTTAGTGATGATGGGGAGAAGGGCAGAGTTTCATCCGCTGCACAAGTAGAGAATCAACAGGCGAagttctccccccgccccgctctGCCTCTCGGGGGCAGGCGCTGCACCTGTTGAGCTTCTGCCTGCCGCAGCCAAAAGCTTGTACAGGCAACATGGGGCAttgctcagttgcttagagcaaCGGTCCTGATAATGCAGAGGTTGCAATTTCGATCCCCATATGAGACAgatgcatggcagggggttgcactagatgatccttgtggtcccttccaactctccaattctatgaacaGAGCAGAGGTGGGCAGAATTTAGACTAGCACTCACTAATGGATATCTAGGTAATTTGCAGAAGATCCGGAAGGTTTCCTGACTCTGAAGTGTCCTGACAATAGCAAGAATTAggctgctgggggcggggggagatggGTTGCAAGAGTGGGCATCTTTGCAGAAGGGTCTTGCGAGCTTGGTTCAAATCCAGATCTCAAGTGCTAGAGCAGAGCTTATGTGCAGAGACATCCTGTTCCTTAATTCTGAACAGACTTGCCTTGCTAAACCACTGTTTTGCACCTCCATCTGTTTGGGCCCACCCCTACATTACAGAAGTTAGCATGCTTAAAAACCTCAGGATAATTTTGGTAATTTACTCACTACAGTTGTCAACACCAAGTAGGCAATACCCTGATTCAGTGGTTTTTCAACTAGTGTGGCATGGCACCCTGggatgccttgaatgatggtcatggGTGCAACACTGTCAtctatccctctttccttccctcatcctctgatgccctctcgcgtctcagcctcccaaaggcttgcacagctgttaatTGTGGCAGACCTGGCTGCAAGCTCCGCAGGCGAAtgctgcctctggggctggtcagggggtgctggttgccaggagctgaagcagcctcagagtaagcaagcaagcgggtgaGGGAGACCAGctagccagtccaccagcccttgctgttgggaatggacagacaagtcccaggcccctatGGGGCAGTGTGTGGAGGCAcccctctttggggcagggaggggcagctcagagggcagaggcagcagtattagctgcccagaggactcccaagaagagggggagaggaagcagagggaacactccacaagggagaatGTTCAAAAAGGTGAGAGTCTGcctgctctgcaggcaaggggtgacataactgggcttttgagccccacaggggtaccactgaaagaatgtagttgctcaagggagccgtggactcaaaaaggttgaaaacctctgccctgATTGAAAGCCGGTAGGGAGCATAGCTTGGTGGGACCATAGCTTGGTGGGAGAGTCTGCAGACCAGACACACAGACCCCACATCTACATTCACAAAGACAAGCTACCATCTTTACTTTTGCTACACAGTAGAAAACTCAGCAGTTAGGTGTTCATTACATACTCAGTTTCGACAAGATGTAAACATTGGATTTGGATCATAATTTTTGTTGTATTCTTCATATTGAATAATTCTATCAATTCTATAGATAAATACAAATATCCAAATTTATCTGTTGTATATAATATGTATtttcatgttttcttttcttaactTTGCCTTGGATTTAAAGAACTGCATTCGAGAGCATATGCCTAATGGAACTTTGGGCTTCTGTTTCTCAAAACAGCAGTCTCCCAGGCCACATAGTAAATGGGTTGTAAAGCAAGGGACATAGGGGAGACTTTCAAAGTACTGTAGCTTGAAGTATGACACAAGGCACTATTGTCCATAAGTGGGGGGATCaaaaagttacagtggtacctcagtttaagaatagccctgtttacgaactattcggtttacgaacttcaCAAAActgtagtgtcctggtttgcgaactttacctcggtctaagaatggaatctgaacggtggaaagGCACCGGCGGCTGGagccctcattagggaaagcgcgcctcagtttaagaacggttttggtttaagaatggacttccggaacagattaagtttgtaaaccgaggtaccactgtatagggagtaCCATGCACAGAATACTCCTACAATCTTTCTCCATGTGTATATGCGTTTTAAGGTCTTGTACAAAACAGTGAAAATTAATCAtaactgcttttttttaaaaaagcacatgcAAAATAAAATAGGGCTTTGGTTCTGTCCAGAAAAAAGTACAGCCACCCACCCCAGTTACGTGTATTCAAGTGATGTGTGACTGCGCATATGCACGGCACTGGAAACCAGAATTAGGGGGAAAGACCTGAAGTGCCTCAATAAAGCCCTGCTGCGCCTCCAGCtcacgaggagaccctccccagagcccaaagggGACATCCTCTTTGGGGCAGGTCTCCTTGCAAGCTTGAAGTGCAGCAGGGTGCTTCCCCACTTAACACACAATTCATttatgcttgcaggtggccagaacCTAGCCCCCATGTAAGTTAGGAGTCACCTGTATCATTGACTGTAGTGCGCTTTGGATAATAATCCCTGTAGTTGAAAACATTTGTTCCTATAAAGTATTCATATTGTTTATCGTCTTTCTTTTATTTCATACCCAACATAATACACCTCTGCTAGGTTGGTGTTAtcattagtaaggtaaaggtaaagggacccctgaccattaggtccagtcgcggatgactctggggttgcggcgctcatctcgctttactggccgagggagctggcgtacagcttcctggtcatgtggccagtatgactaagccgcttctggtgaagccagagcagtgcacagaaatgccgtttaccttcccgccggagcggtacctatttatctacttgcactttgacgtgctttcgaactgctaggttggcaggagctgggaccttgCTAAACCACTTGCTAGACCACATTGCTTGctagaccgagcaatgggagcttaccccatcgtggggatttgaactgctaaccttctgatcagtaagccctaggctctgtgatttaacccacagcgcatcaGTAGTAGTAGCATTAAACCCTTTTTTATTTaatgttctctttttaaaaattattttgaacTAAGGTTGAAGGTGATGAAATTAATATCAAATATTAATACTTAAACAGATTGTACACAATTTAAATGGTTAAGAAGCAAATAGGAGACCAAGACCACTACTGGCTAAGTATCTTTGGCCCTTTCCTGCAGCATTACCCTTAGGACTATTTTGTGTTTTAAAGATTTGTGCAAATGTTCTctttagcttttaaaaatattaatagttTTCTTGTTCTTTCCTTCAGATGGAGCTAGAAGCATTACGTTCTATTTATGAAGGTGATGAGTGTTTTAGGGAACTTAGCCCCATTTCCTTTCAATATAGGGTGAGTTTGCATGAGGTTTTATTACAGAAAAGTAATCTATGTTGACTTGAACTGAGTCCCAATTCTTCCAAGACATATGCATGTATCTGAGGTAGCTCAtagtttttactgttttttttaaattgatttcttGATTAATTGCATGCATTTACTGTGATTTAGCTATTGTACTCTGCTTTGGGATTATTTTATAGGAAAAGTGggtaacaattttttaaagaaaaaagtacaCCACCTGTCTAATACAGTTGTGAATGAAAGAATATTTAACTTTTAACTTCAATAGCCACATTTATTTTCATAGGATTGACAGCATGTAATTTGTGAAGTCGAGCTCAGATTCATGCTGTTATCCAGCAATCTCATTTGAATTAAGCAATAATTATTTGAATTAAGAATAATTTGAAGTTATAATTAAACAGTAATAATACTGTGTTTATTCAGAATGAGGAAAGTTACCTATGGAGCaaatgtcttttttattattgttttctaATGGCAGCTGCATGGATTCCTGTGAAGTAATATTTTACATTTCTATCGATTAGTGTTGCAGTCGTCTTATCTGAAGACTCAATTCTAtggttgatgataataataaaaatcaacagTGAAGGATCCTTGttataaaacaaatatatttcAGTATTTCTTCCATTGgtttaaaaattgggggggggggattttctgGATTCTTCTTACACTGCCATGCTTTATAAATATTTTCCAGATAGGTGAAAATGGAGACCCTAAAGCTTTCCTAATAGAAATATCATGGCCAGAAACATACCCTCAAACTGCTCCAGTCATCTCTATGGATGCATTCTTCAATAACTCTATGTAAGTATTCCAGATTCTTATAGTGGCATTCCTTCTGGAATAGCCTTCTTTTGCATCTATCCCTAAAAGAGGTTCTATTATTTCTCCTAGAGCCTCCACTATAAAGCAAAGTATATTGAACAAATTAATGGAAGAAGTTGAAGTTAACCTTGGTACCTCTATGACATACACAATTTTTGAATATGCCAAAGATAATAAAGAGCTGTTTATGGAAAACCAACCCATTAATATTGCGGTAAGCTGATAACTTGTTTATATATCTCAAAATACTAGTGTTTTCCCCCAAATATTAAGAGGTTAATGCCAAACTGCCACTGCAAGAATAAGTTCACATTTCTAGAAAAGCTTCACTTTCCTATAGTAAACTAGTAACTGTTTGCCTCAGGTACAATTCGGTATTCTGGATGTTGTTAGTAAAAATGGCTGATTATCATACCTAGAATTGTATATTGTTCACTGGCTACAATATATAAAACTCCATGTATTGTCAACAAGGATTATGATAAGCCGCAACACAAATATACTTATCTCATAATGAGCTTTCACAGCCAGTAAATGCAAAGTTTCCAGTGTAGAAAAGTATAGATGAAGATCTGAAGCAATTGGATCTTTACTAAATGGGAACCCAAGGATGAGAGAAAGTGCCAATAAATTACAGAAATATCTTATTAACAAATTACGTTTTTTAGACAGCTTTGAACAACTGCATCTCAACAGGACATCCAGATGCAGCACAAACTagtaagaaaaaagagaaaaaggaacaattgacCAAAACACAAAAACGAAAGTTAGCAGATAAAACAGGTGTGTATGGTGTAGTTCATGtttcttttagattttttttaaagatgcatttTGTTATTGTATGAATTAGGAGATTTAACAAATGTTTGTCAAAGTACAGGATTTTACCAATGTTTGTATATTAAGTTTATATTTTTGTGCAGGATAATGTTTAttaaagctctgtgtgtgtgtgtgtgactacaGTTAATCTTTCAGTAGTTATTGAGTTGGCTCCCATAAAAAgatcaagccatggtttggtactatgacaggggtaggcaaccgaaggcccggtggccggatgcggcccaatcgcctcctCAATCACAgacggtccggaaatcagtgtgtttttacatgagtagaatgtgtccttttatttaaaatgcatctctgggttatttgtggggcataggaattcattcatttcctcccccaaaaatatagtccggcccatcacatggtctgagggatggtggaccggcccacggctgaaaaagattgctgacccctgcactatgaGAATGATCCCTGTGTTCCCGTTGTCCTTCCTTCCCACTCCCCATTTAATTATTTAGTGTGTGGCTGCAAATAATAGTTTGCATTTTGAATCTTGCAGCAAGCTGTGGTttgctgcaaaccaggaagtggttaATTAAAATCTGAAATTTGAAAATTAACAGCTTGTTTGTGGTGTTTTGAATAGATCACAAAGGAGAGCTTCCTCGAGGATGGAATTGGGTTGATGTAATAAAGGTAACATACATCGCAGTTGAAAATTAtttaatacatatatatttaagaGACTTCAGCAGTGTTTAAtctgtttctctccctttctcttctttttgttaACCATTTTGGACATGGATGGCATTTGGAT from Podarcis raffonei isolate rPodRaf1 chromosome 9, rPodRaf1.pri, whole genome shotgun sequence harbors:
- the RWDD4 gene encoding RWD domain-containing protein 4, with product MTANEDQEMELEALRSIYEGDECFRELSPISFQYRIGENGDPKAFLIEISWPETYPQTAPVISMDAFFNNSIASTIKQSILNKLMEEVEVNLGTSMTYTIFEYAKDNKELFMENQPINIATALNNCISTGHPDAAQTSKKKEKKEQLTKTQKRKLADKTDHKGELPRGWNWVDVIKHVSISVFLNCCTSFEIPLIPRLFGILSPFDKFLGHLS